One stretch of Microbacterium terrae DNA includes these proteins:
- a CDS encoding excalibur calcium-binding domain-containing protein — translation MIGTPAMAAPTASISGTVVLPDGVDPAAVQVEVQLYVIDFWGDSRADTTETDSTGAFAFAELDPGQYKLHFVPLDVNEGVTAEWWEDAATADTATVIDLADGGAYLADPTLDPAASISGHVELPPSAGWNGGSAYIAVYPVDAYPGNPAAWTLTDPDGNYTAGGLAPGDYKVEFSGDSAREWWNNAPRFSAADVITLALGEAREGVDAELAEAGTISGTVTTDAGAPVDSGSWSWMVALPVADGGTPYTPGTTTFNAPIDADGRYSISYLPAGDYTVQFRWGCDCGGPDGGEPRGPWRDEFYSDATTVDEATVVTVAEGAAVDGIDFSLDPNLTGAAPTISGSAAVGSTLTAKRGTWTTGATFTYQWYASGAAIAGATRSTFAVTSAQQGKAISVAVTGSLTGGASLKLTSAATSKVPTTATPTISGTAAVGSTLTAKPGTWTSGTTFTYQWYADSTAISGATASAYKPTTAQQGKQISVNVTGKRSGYTAVSKTSAKTTKALLSATPTVSGTAAVGSTLTAKAGTWTSSTTLTYQWYANSSAISGATKSSYRLSNATAGKQISVKITGKRSGYTTVSKTSTRTAKVIMTATPTISGTAAVGSTLTAKSGTWTRGTAFSYQWLRNGVAISGATSATFRARPADAYAKISVKVTGKLSGHATATKTSASTAAVKGKAYANCTALNADYRDGIRKSGVKFDKRSGVNKPVNGSPYTSTELYNLQSPARDGDKDGIMCER, via the coding sequence ATGATCGGCACACCGGCGATGGCCGCGCCGACAGCATCCATCTCGGGCACCGTGGTGTTGCCGGACGGGGTCGATCCTGCAGCCGTGCAGGTCGAGGTGCAGCTGTACGTGATCGACTTCTGGGGCGACAGCAGGGCTGACACCACGGAGACCGACAGCACCGGCGCCTTCGCCTTCGCCGAGCTCGACCCGGGGCAGTACAAGCTGCACTTCGTGCCGCTGGATGTCAACGAAGGCGTGACGGCGGAATGGTGGGAGGATGCCGCCACCGCCGACACCGCGACGGTCATCGACCTCGCCGACGGCGGCGCATACCTGGCCGATCCCACTCTCGACCCCGCCGCGTCGATCTCGGGCCACGTCGAGCTTCCGCCGAGCGCTGGGTGGAACGGAGGTTCCGCCTACATCGCGGTCTACCCAGTCGACGCATACCCCGGCAACCCCGCAGCGTGGACGCTCACAGACCCCGACGGAAACTACACGGCGGGCGGCCTCGCCCCGGGCGACTACAAGGTCGAGTTCAGCGGCGACAGCGCTCGTGAGTGGTGGAACAACGCTCCGCGGTTCAGCGCGGCAGACGTGATCACCCTCGCGCTCGGAGAAGCGCGCGAGGGAGTGGATGCCGAACTCGCCGAGGCGGGAACGATCAGCGGCACCGTCACGACCGATGCCGGCGCCCCTGTGGACAGCGGCTCATGGTCGTGGATGGTCGCATTGCCAGTCGCGGACGGCGGCACTCCCTACACGCCCGGCACGACGACGTTCAACGCCCCGATCGACGCCGACGGCCGCTACAGCATCAGCTATCTTCCCGCGGGGGACTACACGGTGCAGTTCCGCTGGGGCTGCGACTGCGGCGGCCCTGACGGTGGTGAGCCACGGGGCCCGTGGCGCGACGAGTTCTACTCCGATGCGACGACCGTCGACGAGGCGACCGTCGTCACCGTCGCCGAAGGCGCGGCGGTGGACGGCATCGACTTCTCGTTGGACCCGAACCTCACCGGTGCTGCGCCGACGATCAGCGGCTCGGCTGCGGTCGGAAGCACGCTCACGGCGAAGCGCGGCACGTGGACCACCGGCGCGACGTTCACCTACCAGTGGTATGCCAGTGGCGCCGCGATCGCCGGCGCGACGAGATCCACGTTCGCTGTGACGTCTGCTCAGCAGGGCAAAGCGATCTCCGTCGCCGTGACAGGTTCGCTGACGGGGGGCGCGTCACTGAAGCTGACCTCCGCGGCGACCTCGAAGGTGCCCACGACAGCGACTCCCACTATCTCCGGCACCGCGGCGGTCGGTTCGACCCTCACCGCCAAGCCCGGCACATGGACCAGCGGAACGACCTTCACCTACCAGTGGTACGCCGATTCGACCGCGATCAGCGGTGCGACAGCATCCGCATACAAGCCGACGACCGCCCAGCAGGGCAAGCAGATCTCGGTGAACGTCACCGGGAAGCGGTCGGGGTATACGGCCGTCTCGAAGACGTCCGCGAAGACGACGAAGGCTCTTCTGTCCGCCACCCCGACCGTCAGCGGCACTGCCGCCGTCGGTTCCACGCTGACCGCCAAGGCCGGCACCTGGACGAGCAGCACGACGCTGACCTACCAGTGGTACGCGAACTCGTCGGCCATCAGCGGAGCCACGAAGTCCAGCTACAGGCTCTCCAACGCGACAGCAGGCAAGCAGATCTCGGTGAAGATCACCGGCAAGCGCAGCGGCTACACGACGGTCTCGAAGACTTCCACACGAACCGCAAAGGTGATCATGACCGCCACTCCCACGATCAGCGGCACCGCCGCGGTCGGCTCGACACTCACCGCCAAGTCGGGCACCTGGACGAGGGGAACAGCCTTCTCCTACCAGTGGCTGCGCAACGGTGTGGCGATCAGCGGAGCGACGAGTGCGACATTCCGCGCTCGCCCCGCCGATGCGTACGCCAAGATCTCCGTCAAGGTGACGGGCAAACTGTCCGGCCACGCCACGGCGACGAAGACCAGCGCGTCGACGGCAGCGGTGAAGGGCAAGGCCTACGCGAACTGCACCGCCCTGAACGCGGACTACCGCGACGGCATCCGCAAGAGCGGTGTGAAATTCGACAAGCGGAGCGGCGTCAACAAGCCCGTCAACGGGAGCCCGTACACGTCCACAGAGCTGTACAACCTGCAGTCCCCTGCCCGCGACGGGGACAAGGACGGCATCATGTGCGAGCGGTGA
- the tuf gene encoding elongation factor Tu, which yields MAKAKFERTKPHVNIGTIGHVDHGKTTLTAAISKVLADTYPSATNVQRDFASIDSAPEERQRGITINISHVEYETPKRHYAHVDAPGHADYIKNMITGAAQMDGAILVVAATDGPMAQTREHVLLAKQVGVPYLMVALNKSDMVDDEEILELVELEVRELLSSQGFPGDDAPVVRVSGLKALEGDAEWTKAILELMDAADESIPDPVRDKDKPFLMPIEDVFTITGRGTVVTGRAERGTLGINSEVEIVGIRPTQKTTVTGIEMFHKQLDEAWAGENCGLLLRGLKRDDVERGQVVVKPGSVTPHTNFEGTAYILSKEEGGRHNPFFTNYRPQFYFRTTDVTGVISLPEGTEMVMPGDTTDMTVELIQPIAMEEGLGYAIREGGRTVGAGTVTKILK from the coding sequence GTGGCTAAGGCCAAGTTCGAGCGCACCAAGCCGCACGTGAACATCGGAACGATCGGTCACGTCGACCACGGCAAGACCACGCTCACCGCCGCAATCTCGAAGGTGCTCGCTGACACGTACCCGTCGGCCACCAACGTGCAGCGCGACTTCGCGTCGATCGACTCGGCTCCCGAGGAGCGTCAGCGCGGTATCACGATCAACATCTCGCACGTCGAGTACGAGACCCCGAAGCGTCACTACGCTCACGTCGACGCGCCCGGTCACGCCGACTACATCAAGAACATGATCACCGGTGCCGCTCAGATGGACGGCGCGATCCTCGTGGTCGCCGCCACCGACGGCCCGATGGCTCAGACGCGTGAGCACGTTCTGCTCGCCAAGCAGGTCGGCGTGCCGTACCTGATGGTCGCGCTGAACAAGTCCGACATGGTCGACGACGAGGAGATCCTGGAGCTCGTCGAGCTCGAGGTCCGCGAGCTGCTCTCGTCGCAGGGCTTCCCCGGCGACGACGCTCCGGTCGTCCGCGTCTCGGGCCTCAAGGCTCTCGAGGGCGACGCCGAGTGGACCAAGGCGATCCTCGAGCTGATGGACGCCGCTGACGAGTCGATCCCCGACCCGGTGCGTGACAAGGACAAGCCGTTCCTCATGCCCATCGAGGACGTCTTCACCATCACCGGCCGTGGCACGGTCGTCACGGGCCGCGCCGAGCGTGGCACGCTCGGTATCAACTCCGAGGTCGAGATCGTCGGCATCCGCCCGACGCAGAAGACCACGGTCACCGGTATCGAGATGTTCCACAAGCAGCTCGACGAGGCGTGGGCCGGCGAGAACTGTGGCCTCCTGCTCCGTGGTCTCAAGCGCGACGATGTCGAGCGTGGCCAGGTTGTCGTGAAGCCCGGTTCGGTCACGCCGCACACCAACTTCGAGGGCACCGCCTACATCCTCTCGAAGGAAGAGGGCGGCCGTCACAACCCGTTCTTCACGAACTACCGCCCGCAGTTCTACTTCCGTACCACCGACGTCACCGGCGTCATCTCGCTGCCCGAGGGCACCGAGATGGTCATGCCCGGCGACACCACCGACATGACCGTTGAGCTGATCCAGCCCATCGCCATGGAAGAGGGCCTCGGCTACGCGATCCGTGAGGGTGGCCGCACCGTCGGTGCCGGTACCGTCACCAAGATCCTGAAGTAA
- a CDS encoding glycosyltransferase, with the protein MTGILVHEWLAPHGGSENVFEVLSGVFPDAERFCLWNDSDGRFTGVQETVLARTPLRRSKAASLPFMPTVWRHLPAREAEWVLCSNHLFAHHARFGGAARDAPKLVYAHTPARYIWTPELDGRGEGAIARAASAVLKPIDRKRAAEPIAIAANSAFIAQRIADTWEREATVIHPPVDAVAFAAQPGELAPTDAATSAALPTEFLLGVSRFVPYKQLERVIEAGAAAGVPVVLAGRGPEEERLRALAADRGEPVEFVHDPSPALLRELYRRALALVFPSIEDFGIIPVEAMATGTPVVASAVGGTAETIVDGVTGALVHDWTTGELRGAVERAIATQPDACVSRAFEFDTAVFVDRVREWVAVETDGGTWHQ; encoded by the coding sequence GTGACCGGCATCCTGGTCCACGAGTGGCTCGCACCTCACGGCGGTTCCGAGAATGTCTTCGAGGTGCTCTCGGGCGTCTTTCCCGATGCTGAGCGCTTCTGCCTCTGGAACGACAGCGACGGCCGATTCACCGGGGTCCAGGAGACGGTCCTCGCGCGCACGCCGCTGCGACGCAGCAAGGCCGCCTCGCTGCCGTTCATGCCCACCGTGTGGAGGCATCTGCCCGCCCGCGAGGCCGAGTGGGTGCTGTGCAGCAACCACCTGTTCGCCCATCATGCCCGCTTCGGAGGAGCTGCACGCGACGCGCCGAAGCTCGTCTACGCCCACACGCCCGCGCGCTACATCTGGACACCCGAGCTTGACGGCCGGGGGGAGGGTGCAATCGCCCGCGCGGCCTCGGCCGTATTGAAGCCGATCGATCGCAAGAGGGCGGCCGAGCCGATCGCCATCGCGGCCAACAGCGCCTTCATCGCGCAGCGCATCGCCGACACCTGGGAGCGCGAGGCTACCGTCATCCATCCGCCTGTGGACGCCGTCGCCTTCGCGGCGCAGCCCGGAGAGCTCGCGCCGACCGACGCGGCGACATCCGCGGCGCTGCCGACGGAATTCCTGCTGGGTGTCTCCCGGTTCGTGCCGTACAAGCAGCTCGAGCGTGTGATCGAGGCGGGTGCCGCGGCCGGGGTGCCGGTGGTGCTCGCGGGGCGGGGGCCGGAGGAGGAGCGCCTCCGCGCGCTCGCTGCCGACCGTGGTGAACCGGTGGAGTTCGTTCATGATCCGTCGCCGGCGCTCCTCCGCGAGCTGTACCGCCGGGCGCTGGCACTGGTGTTCCCTTCGATCGAGGATTTCGGCATCATCCCGGTCGAGGCCATGGCCACCGGCACTCCCGTGGTGGCGAGCGCCGTCGGAGGGACGGCTGAGACGATCGTCGACGGGGTGACCGGCGCGCTCGTGCATGATTGGACGACCGGCGAGCTGAGGGGCGCGGTCGAGCGGGCGATCGCCACCCAGCCCGACGCCTGCGTATCACGGGCCTTCGAGTTCGACACTGCGGTGTTCGTGGACCGCGTGCGCGAGTGGGTCGCCGTCGAGACCGACGGCGGGACATGGCACCAGTGA
- a CDS encoding DUF5684 domain-containing protein translates to MFGTLIIVLFYAAVYVWASLAFAAVFRKSGVEGWKAWVPILNTVVLFQLAGLSPWLLLLLLVPVLGQIAFLVVFAMAMYRLSVAFGYGMGMAVLGFLLCPVWATIVGFGSARWVGHETVGSGVRRASSAIDDPPPLPTFTAHTSATVDVSGFAPRTPVYSPVPPAPTADSAEPGEPPATLPRSVQAPAAGWAPPPLPSGPADAASGIPPIPPIPPAPVAADAAAAVPAAAAPSAASPAEAAPAPVSAAARARAAAPEAQPVDDPWLDLPAESTDLTGEVTAAEAGAPAPIAAVPSAPVSAVALRADEIAGYAGDLPPVTRVPGGVMRAPAAEPWAPQESDGEADAFPESSGPVSAIAGAPDAGSPRSAAGAVSAQHVRPEVPETPEDFDETVVAARRRTKWSLVLPAGSPVELTGEIVLVGRRPARSTAYPGAQLVVVDDGTVSRTHLRLERDGDQWSITDLQSTNGTVLLADDGSEREIAPGTAQPAPQRWLAGDAELRLTNDTAS, encoded by the coding sequence GTGTTCGGCACGTTGATCATCGTGCTCTTCTACGCGGCGGTGTACGTCTGGGCCTCACTCGCCTTCGCCGCCGTGTTCCGCAAGTCCGGCGTCGAAGGCTGGAAGGCCTGGGTGCCGATCCTCAACACCGTCGTGCTGTTCCAGCTCGCCGGCCTCTCGCCGTGGCTGCTGCTGCTCCTCCTCGTCCCGGTGCTCGGACAGATCGCGTTCCTCGTCGTCTTCGCGATGGCGATGTACCGCCTGAGCGTCGCGTTCGGGTACGGCATGGGCATGGCGGTGCTCGGATTCCTGCTGTGCCCGGTGTGGGCCACGATCGTCGGTTTCGGAAGCGCCCGCTGGGTGGGTCACGAGACGGTCGGCAGCGGCGTGCGCCGCGCCTCGAGCGCGATCGACGATCCGCCGCCGCTTCCCACCTTCACCGCACACACCTCGGCCACCGTGGACGTCTCGGGTTTCGCACCGCGCACGCCGGTCTATTCGCCGGTGCCGCCTGCGCCCACGGCCGATTCGGCCGAGCCGGGCGAGCCGCCCGCGACTCTTCCCCGCTCGGTTCAGGCGCCCGCCGCCGGCTGGGCGCCTCCGCCCCTCCCGAGCGGCCCTGCCGACGCGGCATCCGGGATCCCGCCGATCCCCCCGATTCCTCCGGCGCCGGTCGCCGCAGACGCCGCGGCGGCGGTGCCCGCTGCTGCTGCCCCCTCCGCCGCGTCGCCCGCCGAGGCCGCACCGGCTCCGGTGTCCGCGGCGGCCCGCGCCCGCGCAGCGGCACCTGAGGCGCAGCCCGTAGACGACCCGTGGCTCGACCTGCCCGCCGAGAGCACCGACCTCACCGGCGAGGTCACCGCGGCCGAAGCCGGCGCGCCCGCCCCCATCGCCGCTGTTCCGTCGGCCCCGGTGTCGGCCGTCGCGCTGCGCGCCGACGAGATCGCGGGCTATGCCGGCGACCTGCCTCCGGTGACCCGCGTGCCCGGCGGCGTCATGCGCGCCCCCGCGGCCGAGCCGTGGGCGCCCCAGGAGTCCGACGGCGAGGCGGATGCGTTCCCCGAGAGCTCCGGGCCGGTCTCGGCGATCGCCGGTGCTCCGGATGCCGGGTCTCCCCGGTCGGCAGCCGGCGCGGTGTCGGCCCAGCACGTGCGGCCGGAGGTTCCCGAGACGCCCGAGGACTTCGACGAGACCGTGGTCGCCGCGCGCCGCCGGACCAAGTGGTCGCTGGTGCTCCCGGCCGGCTCGCCCGTCGAGCTGACCGGCGAGATCGTGCTGGTGGGGCGTCGCCCGGCGCGCAGCACCGCGTATCCGGGCGCCCAGCTCGTCGTCGTCGACGACGGCACGGTCTCGCGGACCCACCTGCGACTCGAGCGCGACGGCGACCAGTGGTCGATCACCGACCTGCAGTCGACGAACGGCACGGTGCTGCTGGCCGATGACGGCTCGGAGCGCGAGATCGCGCCGGGCACCGCCCAGCCCGCCCCCCAGCGCTGGCTCGCGGGCGACGCCGAGCTGCGGCTCACCAACGACACCGCGTCCTGA
- the rpsL gene encoding 30S ribosomal protein S12, with translation MPTIQQLVRKGRSPKVSKTKAPALKANPQQAGVCTRVYTTTPKKPNSAMRKVARVKLRNGTEVTAYIPGEGHNLQEHSLVLVRGGRVKDLPGVRYKIVRGALDTQAVKNRKQARSRYGAKKG, from the coding sequence GTGCCAACCATTCAGCAGTTGGTTCGCAAGGGCCGCTCGCCGAAGGTCTCGAAGACCAAGGCGCCCGCCCTGAAGGCGAACCCGCAGCAGGCAGGCGTGTGCACCCGCGTGTACACCACCACCCCCAAGAAGCCGAACTCGGCGATGCGCAAGGTCGCTCGTGTGAAGCTCCGCAACGGGACCGAGGTCACGGCCTACATCCCCGGTGAGGGCCACAACCTGCAGGAGCACTCGCTGGTGCTCGTCCGCGGCGGTCGTGTGAAGGACCTCCCCGGTGTCCGCTACAAGATCGTCCGTGGTGCACTCGACACCCAGGCAGTCAAGAACCGTAAGCAGGCTCGCAGCCGCTACGGCGCGAAGAAGGGCTGA
- the rpsG gene encoding 30S ribosomal protein S7 has product MPRKGPAPKRPVVNDPVYGAPIVTQLVNKILVDGKKSIAESIVYTALRGVEAKNGQDAVATLKKALDNVRPTLEVKSRRVGGSTYQVPVEVKPHRANTLALRWLVSYAKGRREKTMTERLQNEILDASNGLGAAVKRREDTHKMAESNRAFAHYRW; this is encoded by the coding sequence ATGCCTCGTAAGGGACCCGCCCCGAAGCGCCCCGTCGTCAACGACCCGGTCTACGGCGCTCCGATCGTCACCCAGCTGGTGAACAAGATCCTCGTCGACGGCAAGAAGTCGATCGCCGAGTCGATCGTCTACACCGCCCTGCGCGGCGTCGAGGCCAAGAATGGCCAGGACGCTGTCGCCACCCTCAAGAAGGCCCTCGACAACGTGCGCCCGACCCTCGAGGTCAAGTCGCGCCGCGTCGGTGGCTCGACCTACCAGGTGCCGGTCGAGGTCAAGCCTCACCGCGCCAACACCCTCGCGCTGCGCTGGCTCGTCAGCTACGCCAAGGGCCGTCGTGAGAAGACCATGACCGAGCGCCTCCAGAACGAGATCCTGGATGCCTCGAACGGCCTGGGTGCCGCGGTGAAGCGCCGCGAAGACACCCACAAGATGGCCGAGTCGAACCGCGCCTTCGCGCACTACCGCTGGTAA
- the fusA gene encoding elongation factor G yields MAQEVLTDLNKVRNIGIMAHIDAGKTTTTERILFYTGVNHKIGETHDGAATTDWMEQEQERGITITSAAVTCFWDKNQINIIDTPGHVDFTVEVERSLRVLDGAVAVFDGKEGVEPQSETVWRQADKYDVPRICFVNKMDKLGADFYFTVDTIVNRLKAKPLVIQLPIGAENDFVGVIDLVEMRALVWPGDAKGDVTMGAKYEIQEIPADLADKAAEYREKLLETVAESDEVLLEKYFGGEELSVAEIKGAIRKMTIASELYPVLCGSAFKNRGVQPMLDAVVDYLPSPLDVPAIEAKDPKNEEIIIERHADREEPFAALAFKIVTHPFFGRLTYIRVYSGHLDSGAQIVNATKGKKERIGKIFQMHANKEMPVDSVTAGHIYAVIGLKDTTTGDTLCDSANQVVLESMTFPEPVIEVAIEPKTKADQEKLGLAIQKLAEEDPTFRVEQNSETGQTVIKGMGELHLDILVDRMKREFKVEANVGKPQVAYRETIKKTVERHDYTHKKQTGGSGQFAKIQFALEPLEVTADKIYEFENKVTGGRIPREYIGPTDQGFQDAMNVGVLAGYPMVGVKAILLDGASHDVDSSEMAFKIAGSMGFKEAVRKANPVILEPLMAVEVRTPEEYMGDVIGDLNSRRGQIQSMEDAQGVKVVRALVPLSEMFGYIGDLRSKTSGRAVYSMEFDSYAEVPRAVADEIVQKNKGE; encoded by the coding sequence GTGGCACAAGAAGTGCTCACCGACCTGAACAAGGTCCGCAATATCGGCATCATGGCGCACATCGATGCCGGCAAGACGACGACGACCGAGCGCATCCTGTTCTACACGGGCGTCAACCACAAGATCGGTGAGACGCACGACGGCGCTGCCACCACCGACTGGATGGAGCAGGAGCAGGAGCGTGGCATCACGATCACCTCCGCTGCTGTCACGTGCTTCTGGGACAAGAACCAGATCAACATCATCGACACCCCCGGTCACGTCGACTTCACCGTCGAGGTGGAGCGCTCGCTCCGCGTCCTCGACGGCGCCGTCGCCGTCTTCGACGGCAAGGAGGGCGTCGAGCCCCAGTCCGAGACCGTGTGGCGTCAGGCCGACAAGTACGACGTCCCCCGCATCTGCTTCGTCAACAAGATGGACAAGCTGGGCGCCGACTTCTACTTCACCGTCGACACCATCGTCAACCGCCTGAAGGCCAAGCCCCTCGTCATCCAGCTCCCCATCGGCGCTGAGAACGACTTCGTCGGCGTCATCGACCTCGTCGAGATGCGTGCCCTGGTGTGGCCCGGCGACGCCAAGGGTGACGTGACCATGGGCGCGAAGTACGAGATCCAGGAGATCCCGGCCGACCTCGCCGACAAGGCCGCCGAGTACCGCGAGAAGCTGCTCGAGACCGTCGCCGAGTCCGACGAGGTGCTCCTCGAGAAGTACTTCGGCGGTGAGGAGCTCTCGGTCGCCGAGATCAAGGGCGCCATCCGCAAGATGACGATCGCCTCGGAGCTCTACCCCGTGCTCTGCGGCTCGGCGTTCAAGAACCGCGGTGTGCAGCCGATGCTCGACGCGGTCGTTGACTACCTCCCGTCGCCCCTCGACGTCCCCGCCATCGAGGCGAAGGACCCGAAGAACGAAGAGATCATCATCGAGCGTCACGCCGACCGTGAGGAGCCCTTCGCGGCCCTCGCGTTCAAGATCGTGACGCACCCGTTCTTCGGCCGCCTGACCTACATCCGCGTGTACTCGGGTCACCTCGACTCGGGCGCGCAGATCGTCAACGCGACCAAGGGCAAGAAGGAGCGCATCGGGAAGATCTTCCAGATGCACGCCAACAAGGAGATGCCGGTCGACTCGGTCACCGCCGGTCACATCTACGCCGTCATCGGCCTCAAGGACACCACCACCGGTGACACCCTGTGCGACTCGGCCAACCAGGTCGTGCTCGAGTCGATGACCTTCCCCGAGCCGGTCATCGAGGTCGCCATCGAGCCCAAGACCAAGGCCGACCAGGAGAAGCTGGGTCTCGCGATCCAGAAGCTCGCTGAAGAGGACCCGACGTTCCGCGTCGAGCAGAACTCCGAGACCGGTCAGACCGTCATCAAGGGCATGGGCGAGCTGCACCTCGACATCCTCGTGGACCGCATGAAGCGCGAGTTCAAGGTCGAGGCCAACGTCGGTAAGCCCCAGGTGGCGTACCGCGAGACGATCAAGAAGACCGTCGAGCGTCACGACTACACGCACAAGAAGCAGACCGGTGGTTCGGGCCAGTTCGCGAAGATCCAGTTCGCGCTCGAGCCCCTCGAGGTCACGGCCGACAAGATCTACGAGTTCGAGAACAAGGTCACCGGTGGCCGCATCCCGCGCGAGTACATCGGCCCCACCGACCAGGGCTTCCAGGACGCCATGAACGTCGGCGTGCTCGCCGGCTACCCCATGGTGGGTGTCAAGGCGATCCTGCTCGACGGTGCGTCGCACGATGTCGACTCGTCGGAGATGGCGTTCAAGATCGCCGGCTCGATGGGCTTCAAGGAGGCCGTCCGCAAGGCGAACCCCGTCATCCTCGAGCCGCTCATGGCGGTCGAGGTGCGTACTCCCGAGGAGTACATGGGCGACGTCATCGGCGACCTGAACTCGCGTCGCGGCCAGATCCAGTCGATGGAGGACGCCCAGGGCGTCAAGGTCGTGCGTGCACTCGTTCCGCTCTCCGAGATGTTCGGATACATCGGTGACCTGCGCTCGAAGACCTCGGGCCGCGCCGTCTACTCGATGGAGTTCGACTCCTACGCCGAGGTGCCCCGCGCCGTGGCCGACGAGATCGTCCAGAAGAACAAGGGCGAGTAA